Below is a window of Pochonia chlamydosporia 170 chromosome 7, whole genome shotgun sequence DNA.
CGACACATTGTCCTGCTCCAAGTCTTTAGtttgctgctcttcctgTTCTACCTCCTGAAACAGGAATGCCTTAACAGCGAGGTTGATGACATGGCCACAGCATCTGATCCGATTGGCACTTGCATCCCAAGATATTCCCTCTTTTTGCAGCGCCGAGCTCATTGTCCGGCAAAGCTTGTCGTTTGAAGAGGCATTATCGCCAACGAAAGCGCCGAGTTTCTGGCAGATGCCGTAATCCTGGAGAATCGAGAACAATGTTTCAAACTGGACCTCAGCACTGTGGGACAGGATGAGaggaagggcaagaagtGCTTTAGAGAGCTTTTCTGTCTCATAGTCGACGAACTGTGCGCAAATTCCAAGGAAGAGCTTCTGGCTCGGCGATGTCCAAATATCAGCAGAAATGTGAATCTTGGATAGCGCTGACTGAAGCCTTTTCCGTACCGAGTCCTTTTGAAAGAGCCATGAACTAGCCACCTTCTTTCTGACTTCGGAATGGGACGAGATTATCTCAGTAGTGGCTTGGGGATTTAATGCTTTACAGAATGTATGGAACTCGTCCGACTCGACCAGCCTAAAGGGCAAACGATGCACGGTAATCAATGAGATAAGCGCCTCGGTAATCACATCTTTATGTAGCACTTTCTTGAAGATTTGGGAGTCAAGCtctgaagtctggttggcaatAGCGGCTTGATCGTAGAGAGCTTGCAGGCTGAGCAGGCTAGCGGCATCAACCCGGCGAGGCTCGTGTTCGAAGTATATGTCGTGCTTCTTGAGAAGGTGATTTCGAAAGGTTGTACTACTTTGGCAACCGTAAGAAGGATCCTCGCAGTACTTGCAATAAAATATACGGTTTCTGGCCTGGTACTTCGGTTCGTCACTCCTGGGTTCTCGAGCGTGTGTTCGGATGCTTGAGACTCTGGATACATGCTGCTGAGATTCTGAAAGTGCAGCAGTAGTGGACAACTCCAAAATGGATGACGAGTCTGGTAAAGAAGTCATGATGAAGTATCAACTGTTCCATTATCGAACAGTTCGTCGACGACAGAGTTTAAATTTAGAAAGTAGACGCACTGAAAGACAGCAATGTGACATATCTCTAGTATGAGATAGCAGCTCGCCCAGGTGCTGGTTTGCCTTCTCTCTGGTCCTCGTATCCTGTCACATTGTGGCGGGTTTTCGTCTTGCCAACACGAAATTGCGATGTGCAAGCCACATTGGGTGCTAATGTGACAGGTTATATTTTCGGGAGGTTTATCGTCGATATCGATGCGATATCGAGAAGCGTCGATACGATATCGATCGACGACACAAATCGATAAACTTATCGATGACCACCCTGTCCTCATATGTGTTAGTGTGATGTGGCGCCCCAAAGTTTCAAGAAGCTTAAAAGTAAAACAACTTATCCCTACTCGGATGCGAACAAACACCTCAAATTTGACCTGCTTGGAGCAACCTGCACTATTCGTCGTACCTGGACACTTTTGTTCAGCTAACGCACAATAGATTCCGCAATGGGACAGCTGAATACTGCAGGAAAGCAACTGTCCACCAATTAGGCAACCCAGGCACGCCAAGATGTAACATCATGACTGCAGAATCCACGGCTCACGCCGGAATATTGCATATCGTACCGCCGTCCTAGCGCTGGTCTGGAACTCTGGATCGTTGTATCAACGGAAACGAGACTGGCAGAGCTGCGAACCGGTCAATATGTATTTCTCCTTAAATGGATGGCGCACCTCTTAACGACCCCTCTCGAGAAGTCAATTGCAATTGTCTGCCATTTCTAACAAGATGTTCTCCAATCCTTTGATtctcatcgccgccgccgcaggGTCACTGGCCTGTGTGATACCTCCCGGTACGCTTCCTAACAACATCACGCAAGGATTCGCGATCCAGGTTCAGAATGCGTCTTACCCAATCATTCACAACCGCCTTATGAACCTGTGGGCTGCGGGTGGTGGCGATCAGCACTTGTATCTCAGCCCGGCTGGCGCTCCTGCGAGCGACTTGACGCTTGTAAATGGTGTGATTACCAAGTTGAGCAATGGCCAGACTATTAGGGCTGTGATTAATGGCGAGGTGAGCGAATCCAAGAAATTGTACATGTTTCATGCGTGGATGGTCAGACTGATCTAAACTCCAAGTACACGGCCTTTGACAACACGACCAAGATGTTCATGACTGAACGTGGAGACCCACGAGCCATTTACGACGTCGCATATGGATGTAACCCAGATACAGACGCTGTGCAGACCGAATTGGTCTTCAAAGAACGTACTGGTCTCACAGGTGGGCACATCTGCGTGAGGCTCGCATCTGGGAACAGGCACGAGTTCCGCTACTCGCCTCCAGGCAATACGGGTAAGCTTATCCATTTCCGTAAAATTGAAGAAAAGTCAGTGCTAACTTAATGCAAATAGCGGCCGATAATCCAAGCCGTGTATGCATTAAGGTGAAGCTAGCTGTGGTGCGTCCATAGAGATCGTAGACGCCCGAAAGATTATGCAAATATTATGGTCGTACCTTTCACTTCTTCACCTTGGCATTCCACATGGCTCGTATTTGTAGCACGTTGGTTGCGGCATGTCCGAGCTTTCATGCAAAGTTATAGGTCTTTGGCTCACGGCAGATTCAATGTAGCCAAGGGTGGGTGACAGGGGGATACATTATCTACATACGGTTGATAGATTTACATCAATACATACTTCATTTTGGATTCAATTGAATTTTTAGGTCGGCTTGGATTAGCTATTTCGGAATGACTTATATCCAGAGTGTATTAGTCTCAGCATGTGGCAATTACAAGGGACTGGCAGCCAGGGAAACGGGGCTCTAGTTTTGGCCATTACGTGCCGACCTCCTCTTTATCCAGCTGTATTCATATTCCATAATTGTACTTGGCTTACGCtacttctttttcttttggaTGAACGTATTCTAAGACTTTCACTTGCACTTTagatgacatggatgatgagcTTCCTCGCCGCATCAGATTGCTTGAGGGACCAATGCGAAATCTGCATCGGCATGCCCTGCAATGTATGCACCAGCAGGGCTCCCACGCTGAAAGGCTTTGGATCGATACAAACTTTCTATTTCGTCGAAACTGCCCTGTGTTCGTAGTCATTGGCAAGAGGAGTGGCACGTTGTCTTGAAagccttctcgcacgacaCCCTACCAAGTTCCCTCGACGTGACCAGTTCCGATAAAAGTAACACTTTTACTTACATGTAGTTGCCATTACATCTGGCAAAGCTACATAAAATGAAATGTGGACGTTTGCATCCCGCGGTCCAATTACCGTTCGTGGCGCTTTGCAGCCAACGACGTTCCATAAATGATGTCACGACCGCTTCAAGTTCAACGACCTCACATGCCTCTTGGTATATTTGCCACTCATCTGCCAAGACATGGATATCAACCGTGCGATTTCAAACGGCCCCGTCAAGCGCGATCTCAGCTCCGTTCTCACGCCCAACAAGGCCGATGACTGTATCGTTGATCACGACGAGCTTCCTCCCGCATACACCGAACTACCTGATCTTCAAGTGCTGCCTTCATACCTCAGCGCATGTCCTCTCAAACCACACAGACCATTCCCTGATATCATCCGCGCTCATCACCGCCTCTCACAATTAAACTCCATCACACTCAGTGGGCCAGATAAGGAACGACTCTACTATGTCGAAGTACACAAGGGTTTCCAGCGTCTAGATCCACTCGGCTACCGTGCCGGTGTGCTACTACGAAACGGACCACACAGCAAGGATGAAGTTCTGGCAGCGGCTGGTGAAGAGACACAGTCTGCTTTGAGGATATACGCTGTTCCATCAGCTCCAGATTCAAACAGTGTGTTTTTCCTGCCGCCCATGGCATTCGGCACTAATTCGAGAGCCATGACTATGGAGAGAATGAGGCCGGGAACTTTGGACGGCGGGTTTCATACCTTTACGTTTTTCGTGGAGATAGAGCCTCTTCGAAGCTTTAGGAGGCAAAAGTTTGAGTGGGTACAAGATATGGATCATATTGGGGCAAGTGCCAAGGCATGTAGCTTTAAGCTGGTGCGTGTGATGAGGATAGATGGAAAGTCGGGTGAAGGTGAGACGTGCAAGAGCGAGGCGCCATCGTCTGGTGTAAGCGATGGGAGTGTCTATGGAGAGACGGTTGCTACTTTTGCGTTTCCTCattcaactttgacgagCCGAGAGGCCTTTACATTAAGGACACTAGGGAGTGCGAAGGATGGTCGTCTTGGTGAGAGGGCTCAGATTGCTATTGTTGTGACGGCGCTTAGGCTATGGCATTTTCTTATAAAGGGCCAGCTGCAACGGTAGGGGTACATTGTATTTCATCAGTTATCTTAACGTGGGAGTTATGGAGTCGTAAGTGGGATAAGTGTATAGCCTTGCATTTCTTCCGTATTTAACCCCATTTCTCTCTAACCATTCCGACATTGTTTAGTATGCGTATTCCAAGTTTATCTAGCTGATACAAAAACCGACTTTTGCGTTTCCTTGTTGCACCATCGGTTCTGCCGGGCATGAATCCCTTCCACCAGCTGGATAGACCTCGTCTCGACCTTTTGGGTTTACCAGCTGTAACTATTTCCAACAATTCAGCAGAACAGGATTCGAGAGAATCCAACTGCGTGGAGTGAGGTGGGATAACCTCGGATGGCTCTGTTTGGGTCAGTGCATCCGATTTCGTCACGGCTCTAGGGGGTGTGCTCGTGATGATACTCTCGGCATTACTGAAATCATTCAACTCAGAATCAGGCTCAGACTTGCGTCCAATGGCTTCACCAGCATCGGAAGCCAGAGAGCTATTTGATTCAGGTTGAGAGTCCTGAGCACCATCAGAAGAGGGCTGAGATTCTTCCGTCCCAGattcaacaacctcatctGGCTTCCTGTACACATACGTCTCGCCGTACAGTCTCTCATGCAGAGTGGGAACAAATACAAATGCAAATGACCCAAGCAATGATCGCTCAAAGTAATTCCTGTTTATGGCATCTGCCATTATCTGACGGCGCGAAGCAACAGACGCAATTGGCGAAGCTTCATTGTCTGAATGTTTCGAAAGGAAAACCTTTTCGAACTCCTCTCTGTCACACATGGCGCCCCATGCGTTCCAGTGAAACATCCACGGATAGACGCAGAGAGATGGTAACGGGACTATGTTTCCTGGAAAGTCCAAGATGCCCGTAATGTTGAAATCGTCGTCGACCTAACACCCGAAAGATGAGTTAATTCTCGTGTATAGGAGACTAGGCTGCATATGTCTTACCAGGATGTTTTGGAGTGTCAAGTCGTTGTGTGCAATGACGAATGGACCTTTCTCAAACTCCGGAAGGGCGATGCAAAGAGACATATCGGCAAGCGTCTCGTACAGGTCCACCCCTTCTGGGCCATATACTTCGGGTGGTCCGGTCAGAGCTTGTTGGTAGTTGAGCTCGGCAATGCCCAAGTAGTACGCCGTGATGCTGTCATATGGGCCGCGATCGCATTTTCGTAAACTCTTGAAAACCTTGGCACGCTCGCTCGAACACCCAATCCAGATTGGATCAAAGTATTCTTCAACTGTAAAGTTTCCGCACTCGTCTTCGTGTAATGCACCAATCCGATTAAACTGATGACGTGCTGCATACCAAGTTAACTAGCTGCAGTATGCTTAACTGGTTCTATGAACACTCACCCAGTCCAATAATGATTTCTGTCAGCTGCTCGTGAATCTTCCTTGTAAGCCGTATTTCTTGCCGTGTCGGCCGGTCCCGGTCATAAGGCTCATCCTTTGTTTGTCCCAGAGCCGGTAGCTGCTTTCCAGGTAGTTTCTCCATTAGTACATACGGTGCGCCTACTTTGTTTGTTTCGTCTGTTGACAGGGCATGATGGAAGACAGTTGGCACTGAgatgctgctcttcttctttagATATCGTAACACTGCCGAGTAGGAGCTTGTCGCCTGGCCGTGGAGGACGCTGTTGTCAGGGCGAGGTATTCTGGCTAACCAGCAGGAGCCGTCTTCGAAGACGACCTCCTGTATTATATTATAACCTTCGAGAAAGCAGTTAGCGGAAAGTCAAGCCggtgctcaagctgctgaaGTCTGACTTACCTCCACAGCTCCATCCGCCAGCGACGCAAGGTAGACCCTTGTTCAATTCTGAGGCAACATCACAAAGAGCTTGGAGATTGAGACCTTCAACAAACTGAAGTAGCTCGTGGGGCCTGTCGTGGGCGCAGGTACACATGTTGACGTTTTCGGAGCGTAAAATGGTATGTCTATGACTGGTGCTGCAGATAAAGAGCAGAAGTTGGAAATTTTGGGATGATTCGAAATATATTTCTGGAAGGAATGGACCAGTGACGCCCGTGTCAGACTTGAACAACCAGCGTTGTACATGAAAAATCTCTTAGAGCAGTGAATGATCGGAACATGTTCATTCACTGTGTTTCAGCTTGTGCGAACTGAGCTCTGCCTACGTCAAGTGAACAGTGAAGAAGTCGCATGGATGCCATGTGTAGGTCACTGAAACTCGAAAAACATTCGTTTCTACAATGAAGGACCGTATCTCACCCCATAGGTGTGAACTTGATAGCTACACTATGGGGCAGTGCGTCACAATCAGACCTTGATCCAACGCGGGTAAGATTTCTGAAAGCCCGAATAGGCTTTCTATCAGCGATTCCCGGGATGAAGATTGCCATCCCTACTGAGACGAGTAACTTTACTCTTCAAATGAGGAACAGTCATTTCTGGCAGTGTGTCAGTGGTATGAGAGATATTGGTTGTGACTATTAGGGCTACGTTGACACTACTTTGAGAGAGGATCTATCTTCACTCCGAATGGGCAAGTACATGGGCTCCTAGTGGCGCTAGATAACTTCCCAATGTATCAATCGCTTCACTGGAGATATCACAGCTGTGAATTCGTTTTGGCTGTTATATAGTCCAGCTCACGTCCCTTGAATCCCAATAGTGGTAAATTCATCTCAATTCCATTTTGTCTGTCTCTATTCCAACCCAAGTTACGGCAGCCCGAATCAAGAGTAGAAACAACTATACGAGTTGCAATTCAGGTATCATGCTTACCTTTCATTCGATCGTTCTGCTTGCTGCATAAACATACATGACATGAACTAATTCCTTTCACTTACAGGGATATTCATCAACTACAACAAAGATTTCACACAATGAAGAACTCAGTTATATGCAACACTTGCAACAGGAACGCAACCAACATGTGCTTGGAAAGGACGCATGTTTATTCCTGTCCTGTTCACGGCCTCCTCTGTAACGTACCAGGCGATTGCCTTGTTTGCTAGAAGACGGACAGGCGTGAAGAGGAACGTGAGGCTCGAGAGAACGAAAGAGCTTGGGAGATTGAGCTCAAAGAGGCAAGAAGGCGTGCAGAGGAAGCAAGGCATGATCAAAAGGAGAAAAATAAGGAACGGAATATGCAGGCCAGAGAACGTCGGAAGGAGCATAGAGGACTGAGGGTCAAGATATGAGAATCTCGGACCAAAAACTGGCGATGGGATTGTCGGAGTGAGTAGTCTCGTGCCAGTATGCGAGTATTGTAAAGTTCTACTATATCTATGTTTCAGGCACTAGGAGCAATTTTGAATAGAAGATTGCCAAAGATGCTTGTGGAACTGATGTAGGGGGGTGAGCTTGCAGTTCGCTGTGTAGTGTCAACACGTACAAGTTAGACCATCTCTCTTCATCGGCGGAGCGTCATCTTTGTCAGGACGAAGGACCTAGTGGTTAATTTCGTTGATATGTCTGGTGGACTGCAACTTTGAAGTCTCCAGAATTCAAGCTGACTGGCCCACTTCAACACTTCTACTCACTCCAACGCACCTCAatccatttgatgtttttGATCCCGACACGCAGATAGCAGGACTGCGGGCTTGAGCAAGAATAGCACATACTTTGCATCCTCTATCGTCCTTGATCAAGATTGACTGCTGAGATGGCTTCGAAACCCGAGTAAGTGTTGTCCTGATGTCGTTCCGCGCCCTCATTGACGACACAGACTTCCCCGCAAAAGGCCACAGAGAATAGTTGCTGACTCACTTCACAGCTTCCCACCAGTGCGATGCTGTCTCTTTGACGTGGACGGTCTCCTTATCAACTCCGAAGACATCTACAGCGACATAACCAACATTATCCTTCACGAATATGGTCGTCCAGACCTTCCATGGAGCATCAAAGCACAGCTCCAAGGCCGACCGAAGCCCGAGGCCGGTCGCATCTTCCAAGAATGGGCTCAGCTTCCCATTTCCGACGAAGAGTTCCAGAAACGAAACGCCGAACTCCAGATGGAGCGATTCAAGCACTGCAAACCACTGCCTGGTGTCGTCCAACTTTTGGAAAATCTGCGTCGCAGTACGAGCGGGGATTCTGGTCGAAAGGTACACATGGCCGTTGCTACGAGTAGCCATTTGAACATGTTCACTGTGAAGACTAGCAGCGATGAGACTAAACCGCTCTTCGCGTCTAATGTATTCCCACCCTCACAAATTGTCTGTGGTGACGACCCAAGGGTTCCCAAGGGAAGAGGAAAGCCCCTTCCCGATATCTATCTTACCGCGCTGGAGACAGTCAACCAAGCAATCGAAGCCAGTGGTTCGGGAGAGCCACCAGTCAAGCCAGAGGAGTGCTTGGtgtttgaagatgctgtGCCGGGATGTGAAGCTGGGAGACGCGCTGGTTGTCGAGTGATTTGGTGTCCGCATCCTGGGCTGCTTGGCGAGTATCGAGGGCGTGAAAAAGAGGTATTAGCCGGCGCCACTGGCGCGCATAAGCAGAAGGATCTTGAAAATGCTGGTGCAAGCAGGTTTGAAGATAGCCCGGGGCATGTGGGTGCGATTGACGACGGGTGGGCTGAGCTGTTGCATTCGTTGGAGGATTTTGATTACGAAAAATACGGCATCAAGGTCGTCGCACTTTTGAACTGAGTACAATCAATGATGCAACTTGAATCTGTGGGTGGCTAAATTCGCTACTGTGTCTGTCGAAGCCCGGAACTTACTGAGCCGTTAGGAAATTGGCCGCATTGACTCAACACACATCTTTAAGGTTAGACTCCGAGACATGTTTAAAGCAGATAGATTGCATCCGCATATTAAAATTTGCGACATCTTCTTATTGTGTTTCACCCAAGTGCGGCACGGTAGTACCATCTTAGTTGAGTAGAAGCATGTGAACCACTCAGCACAGGCTGTCTCTGGAACGGTATGTGAgagagaccagttgactctactccgtataaTACATTAGAATTAAGGTTAGTCTTCTCTTGGCGTTCAGCCCAAGATGCAGGGCTCTCCAGTGTGGGGGCAAAGGCTGATTTCACCCTCACCTCTCTTTGGCATCC
It encodes the following:
- a CDS encoding phosphotransferase enzyme family domain-containing protein, whose translation is MCTCAHDRPHELLQFVEGLNLQALCDVASELNKGLPCVAGGWSCGGYNIIQEVVFEDGSCWLARIPRPDNSVLHGQATSSYSAVLRYLKKKSSISVPTVFHHALSTDETNKVGAPYVLMEKLPGKQLPALGQTKDEPYDRDRPTRQEIRLTRKIHEQLTEIIIGLARHQFNRIGALHEDECGNFTVEEYFDPIWIGCSSERAKVFKSLRKCDRGPYDSITAYYLGIAELNYQQALTGPPEVYGPEGVDLYETLADMSLCIALPEFEKGPFVIAHNDLTLQNILVDDDFNITGILDFPGNIVPLPSLCVYPWMFHWNAWGAMCDREEFEKVFLSKHSDNEASPIASVASRRQIMADAINRNYFERSLLGSFAFVFVPTLHERLYGETYVYRKPDEVVESGTEESQPSSDGAQDSQPESNSSLASDAGEAIGRKSEPDSELNDFSNAESIITSTPPRAVTKSDALTQTEPSEVIPPHSTQLDSLESCSAELLEIVTAGKPKRSRRGLSSWWKGFMPGRTDGATRKRKSRFLYQLDKLGIRILNNVGMVREKWG
- a CDS encoding carbohydrate-binding WSC domain-containing protein (similar to Metarhizium robertsii ARSEF 23 XP_007825650.1), whose translation is MFSNPLILIAAAAGSLACVIPPGTLPNNITQGFAIQVQNASYPIIHNRLMNLWAAGGGDQHLYLSPAGAPASDLTLVNGVITKLSNGQTIRAVINGEYTAFDNTTKMFMTERGDPRAIYDVAYGCNPDTDAVQTELVFKERTGLTGGHICVRLASGNRHEFRYSPPGNTAADNPSRVCIKVKLAVVRP
- a CDS encoding glutamine synthetase (similar to Exophiala dermatitidis NIH/UT8656 XP_009154541.1), translating into MASKPDFPPVRCCLFDVDGLLINSEDIYSDITNIILHEYGRPDLPWSIKAQLQGRPKPEAGRIFQEWAQLPISDEEFQKRNAELQMERFKHCKPLPGVVQLLENLRRSTSGDSGRKVHMAVATSSHLNMFTVKTSSDETKPLFASNVFPPSQIVCGDDPRVPKGRGKPLPDIYLTALETVNQAIEASGSGEPPVKPEECLVFEDAVPGCEAGRRAGCRVIWCPHPGLLGEYRGREKEVLAGATGAHKQKDLENAGASRFEDSPGHVGAIDDGWAELLHSLEDFDYEKYGIKVVALLN